GCTTTCCAAAACGATCGCCTCGGTGACGTCTGGAGAATACACCTTGTCTTTCTTGACGAACGAGTTGTGGCACGTGACAAAGCACTGATTGCAGTTGATCATGTACTGGCCGGGCGGAAGTTCCACTTTTTGCGTCAATTCGACAGGGAAAGTTTCTTCGACTTCTGCGGTCGGAGGGATCTGCGCTTGGCAGAAAGTGatcattttcttcgttttgttGATTTCTTCCATCTTCACCGAAACGGTTTCAATCAGCGACTGGAGTCCATCCAGCATTGCTTCCATGTGTTTCCTCTCTTCTAAAACTTGTCTGGTGAGCGACAGCGATTTCGTTTCCTTCTTGGCTAGTGCGACAAAGAAACGCTGGATACCATCCTGCCACTTGCAATTATCGCCAAAATAATCCGTCGGCATCcagcagttgttgttgtctttgaCATCGTTGCCGAAGATAGACAGTAAGTAGTGTTGATTGCCGTCGGCCTCGATATGACAGATCATGTCCAGCTCTTGGACGCCTCCCTCATCTTCGAAAAACTCGAGGAACATTTTAGCTATATTCTGGTCCCTGAAAAGTTGAGTGTCATCGGAGTTAGCGTCGTAAGTGGGCATGGTGATGATTGTCAACGAATAGGTGACACGGAATCCGCATGAGTGGTGGATGTCGTAGACCTTGATGCAGTTGCTCTGGCTGGCCGGCTCCTCCTCGACCAGCTGAAAACGATAGCTGTCATTCAGGTCGACGTCAAAGATGAAGTTGATGATCCCGTTGATAAATTTTGCCTGACTCGAACTGTTGGCACCCAACACCAGGACCGTCCGGTGTTCCGCGTGAGCATCGATTTCACCGAAAACCATTCGCTGGAACGTTGACGTTGGCTCGATCGACTTCGTTACTGGAACGTCGTACACATCTATCCCTTTTTGGTTGCCTATCTTGTTGGATCGTTTGATTTGCTTCTCGGCGAAACGAACATCTTTGATCAAATCAGAGAATGTTACTGAGATATCGAAGGTGTCTTCTTCAACTGGTTGACGGCGTGAAAGGGGTCCCCATGGTCTACCATTTTTGAACGAGCCtccttaaaataataataatgaaactaCGTAAATATATGTGGAAAACACAATAAATTCTGCATGAAagtgaacaaaaataacaaccgtTTCCGGCCTGTGGGTAGTTGAAAACATTGGTATCAGACGGTACTATCAATTCTTGCACAAAAGTTTCCAGAGAGCATTCCATTTCCGGCAATTCTTCGGTCTCATCACTCGCTGGATTGGTGTCCAGAGGCTCTACTATTTAAGACATCAACGAATTAGAATCTTAGTCATTAATATAACGTTTTTCGGGTAAGGTCTGTAGTCATACCAACTAAAGGCACTTCATTTTCAGTATTTAGTAACGGCACTTGACTTTCAACATCAAGTAACGGCGGAGGCCCCAAAGATTCCAAATCAATCCTGTTTAACTCTGGAAAATCGGCATCATTAAgtgaattccatttcttttgataAAAACAATTACCTGATAATTGAACTGCCGACGAGTTACTTTCGGTGACGGAATCAATTAATTCCTGAATAGTTTCGCTGGTTTCACTGACGGATTTGCAAGGGACCGGAGCTCTTCGAGCTGCCCGTGCTTTTCTTCCTGGCCTTTTTGATTTGGCAATCGGCTTACTGCACTTCTCCTTATGTCGTCGATTTGCGAACCAGACAC
This sequence is a window from Daphnia pulicaria isolate SC F1-1A chromosome 7, SC_F0-13Bv2, whole genome shotgun sequence. Protein-coding genes within it:
- the LOC124349460 gene encoding uncharacterized protein LOC124349460 isoform X2, translating into MEKDQYSPILFHSTSRQRHKNIHNSSSDDDLSSNEVSLRSTTRLAKQIPECAEIIYGSTDSIKKLFDSVSQDNSSTAQLTGYRLRQKRSRPESPTTDSSSESQSSSVMTLENKHAKQSRQEIGNSSTSNGSVGIVIEPFHPDGTFNINDGTSIVGTNPTSHSGQQSQMEYSLEPNRAQDSMASSAKTASASWPSPPARKRTLIEGALKDALEKHFYMEHKPSLATITSLAESLRMKTEVVRVWFANRRHKEKCSKPIAKSKRPGRKARAARRAPVPCKSVSETSETIQELIDSVTESNSSAVQLSELNRIDLESLGPPPLLDVESQVPLLNTENEVPLVVEPLDTNPASDETEELPEMECSLETFVQELIVPSDTNVFNYPQAGNGGSFKNGRPWGPLSRRQPVEEDTFDISVTFSDLIKDVRFAEKQIKRSNKIGNQKGIDVYDVPVTKSIEPTSTFQRMVFGEIDAHAEHRTVLVLGANSSSQAKFINGIINFIFDVDLNDSYRFQLVEEEPASQSNCIKVYDIHHSCGFRVTYSLTIITMPTYDANSDDTQLFRDQNIAKMFLEFFEDEGGVQELDMICHIEADGNQHYLLSIFGNDVKDNNNCWMPTDYFGDNCKWQDGIQRFFVALAKKETKSLSLTRQVLEERKHMEAMLDGLQSLIETVSVKMEEINKTKKMITFCQAQIPPTAEVEETFPVELTQKVELPPGQYMINCNQCFVTCHNSFVKKDKVYSPDVTEAIVLESCSVCPGKCSWSMHSNQPYRWVYVKKEPTDFTNPANQRYEAEMKWKKIRSNGQELVKVLQNDLVENGTIMLEHFQSTWRCIQQLNKIALHGNSFLTQKVFDVLYDAEQQLKELGFEDGLESLKM
- the LOC124349460 gene encoding uncharacterized protein LOC124349460 isoform X1 gives rise to the protein MEKDQYSPILFHSTSRQRHKNIHNSSSDDDLSSNEVSLRSTTRLAKQIPECAEIIYGSTDSIKKLFDSVSQDNSSTAQLTGYRLRQKRSRPESPTTDSSSESQSSSVMTLENKHAKQSRQEIGNSSTSNAGSVGIVIEPFHPDGTFNINDGTSIVGTNPTSHSGQQSQMEYSLEPNRAQDSMASSAKTASASWPSPPARKRTLIEGALKDALEKHFYMEHKPSLATITSLAESLRMKTEVVRVWFANRRHKEKCSKPIAKSKRPGRKARAARRAPVPCKSVSETSETIQELIDSVTESNSSAVQLSELNRIDLESLGPPPLLDVESQVPLLNTENEVPLVVEPLDTNPASDETEELPEMECSLETFVQELIVPSDTNVFNYPQAGNGGSFKNGRPWGPLSRRQPVEEDTFDISVTFSDLIKDVRFAEKQIKRSNKIGNQKGIDVYDVPVTKSIEPTSTFQRMVFGEIDAHAEHRTVLVLGANSSSQAKFINGIINFIFDVDLNDSYRFQLVEEEPASQSNCIKVYDIHHSCGFRVTYSLTIITMPTYDANSDDTQLFRDQNIAKMFLEFFEDEGGVQELDMICHIEADGNQHYLLSIFGNDVKDNNNCWMPTDYFGDNCKWQDGIQRFFVALAKKETKSLSLTRQVLEERKHMEAMLDGLQSLIETVSVKMEEINKTKKMITFCQAQIPPTAEVEETFPVELTQKVELPPGQYMINCNQCFVTCHNSFVKKDKVYSPDVTEAIVLESCSVCPGKCSWSMHSNQPYRWVYVKKEPTDFTNPANQRYEAEMKWKKIRSNGQELVKVLQNDLVENGTIMLEHFQSTWRCIQQLNKIALHGNSFLTQKVFDVLYDAEQQLKELGFEDGLESLKM
- the LOC124349460 gene encoding uncharacterized protein LOC124349460 isoform X3, translating into MEKDQYSPILFHSTSRQRHKNIHNSSSDDDLSSNEVSLRSTTRLAKQIPECAEIIYGSTDSIKKLFDSVSQDNSSTAQLTGYRLRQKRSRPESPTTDSSSESQSSSVMTLENKHAKQSRQEIGNSSTSNAGSVGIVIEPFHPDGTFNINDGTSIVGTNPTSHSGQQSQMEYSLEPNRAQDSMASSAKTASASWPSPPARKRTLIEGALKDALEKHFYMEHKPSLATITSLAESLRMKTEVVRVWFANRRHKEKCSKPIAKSKRPGRKARAARRAPVPCKSVSETSETIQELIDSVTESNSSAVQLSELNRIDLESLGPPPLLDVESQVPLLNTENEVPLVEPLDTNPASDETEELPEMECSLETFVQELIVPSDTNVFNYPQAGNGGSFKNGRPWGPLSRRQPVEEDTFDISVTFSDLIKDVRFAEKQIKRSNKIGNQKGIDVYDVPVTKSIEPTSTFQRMVFGEIDAHAEHRTVLVLGANSSSQAKFINGIINFIFDVDLNDSYRFQLVEEEPASQSNCIKVYDIHHSCGFRVTYSLTIITMPTYDANSDDTQLFRDQNIAKMFLEFFEDEGGVQELDMICHIEADGNQHYLLSIFGNDVKDNNNCWMPTDYFGDNCKWQDGIQRFFVALAKKETKSLSLTRQVLEERKHMEAMLDGLQSLIETVSVKMEEINKTKKMITFCQAQIPPTAEVEETFPVELTQKVELPPGQYMINCNQCFVTCHNSFVKKDKVYSPDVTEAIVLESCSVCPGKCSWSMHSNQPYRWVYVKKEPTDFTNPANQRYEAEMKWKKIRSNGQELVKVLQNDLVENGTIMLEHFQSTWRCIQQLNKIALHGNSFLTQKVFDVLYDAEQQLKELGFEDGLESLKM
- the LOC124349460 gene encoding uncharacterized protein LOC124349460 isoform X4, which translates into the protein MEKDQYSPILFHSTSRQRHKNIHNSSSGYRLRQKRSRPESPTTDSSSESQSSSVMTLENKHAKQSRQEIGNSSTSNAGSVGIVIEPFHPDGTFNINDGTSIVGTNPTSHSGQQSQMEYSLEPNRAQDSMASSAKTASASWPSPPARKRTLIEGALKDALEKHFYMEHKPSLATITSLAESLRMKTEVVRVWFANRRHKEKCSKPIAKSKRPGRKARAARRAPVPCKSVSETSETIQELIDSVTESNSSAVQLSELNRIDLESLGPPPLLDVESQVPLLNTENEVPLVVEPLDTNPASDETEELPEMECSLETFVQELIVPSDTNVFNYPQAGNGGSFKNGRPWGPLSRRQPVEEDTFDISVTFSDLIKDVRFAEKQIKRSNKIGNQKGIDVYDVPVTKSIEPTSTFQRMVFGEIDAHAEHRTVLVLGANSSSQAKFINGIINFIFDVDLNDSYRFQLVEEEPASQSNCIKVYDIHHSCGFRVTYSLTIITMPTYDANSDDTQLFRDQNIAKMFLEFFEDEGGVQELDMICHIEADGNQHYLLSIFGNDVKDNNNCWMPTDYFGDNCKWQDGIQRFFVALAKKETKSLSLTRQVLEERKHMEAMLDGLQSLIETVSVKMEEINKTKKMITFCQAQIPPTAEVEETFPVELTQKVELPPGQYMINCNQCFVTCHNSFVKKDKVYSPDVTEAIVLESCSVCPGKCSWSMHSNQPYRWVYVKKEPTDFTNPANQRYEAEMKWKKIRSNGQELVKVLQNDLVENGTIMLEHFQSTWRCIQQLNKIALHGNSFLTQKVFDVLYDAEQQLKELGFEDGLESLKM
- the LOC124349460 gene encoding uncharacterized protein LOC124349460 isoform X5, which translates into the protein MTLENKHAKQSRQEIGNSSTSNAGSVGIVIEPFHPDGTFNINDGTSIVGTNPTSHSGQQSQMEYSLEPNRAQDSMASSAKTASASWPSPPARKRTLIEGALKDALEKHFYMEHKPSLATITSLAESLRMKTEVVRVWFANRRHKEKCSKPIAKSKRPGRKARAARRAPVPCKSVSETSETIQELIDSVTESNSSAVQLSELNRIDLESLGPPPLLDVESQVPLLNTENEVPLVVEPLDTNPASDETEELPEMECSLETFVQELIVPSDTNVFNYPQAGNGGSFKNGRPWGPLSRRQPVEEDTFDISVTFSDLIKDVRFAEKQIKRSNKIGNQKGIDVYDVPVTKSIEPTSTFQRMVFGEIDAHAEHRTVLVLGANSSSQAKFINGIINFIFDVDLNDSYRFQLVEEEPASQSNCIKVYDIHHSCGFRVTYSLTIITMPTYDANSDDTQLFRDQNIAKMFLEFFEDEGGVQELDMICHIEADGNQHYLLSIFGNDVKDNNNCWMPTDYFGDNCKWQDGIQRFFVALAKKETKSLSLTRQVLEERKHMEAMLDGLQSLIETVSVKMEEINKTKKMITFCQAQIPPTAEVEETFPVELTQKVELPPGQYMINCNQCFVTCHNSFVKKDKVYSPDVTEAIVLESCSVCPGKCSWSMHSNQPYRWVYVKKEPTDFTNPANQRYEAEMKWKKIRSNGQELVKVLQNDLVENGTIMLEHFQSTWRCIQQLNKIALHGNSFLTQKVFDVLYDAEQQLKELGFEDGLESLKM